In Desulfurococcaceae archaeon MEX13E-LK6-19, the genomic window TGCGCAAGCCATAGTATAAACAATGATGCATCCATGTTCCAGTGCTCATAGTATGGCTCTTTATACACCCTACCTTCTTCAACAGCTTTTATCGCCGCCCACGCGGGGTCATTTAGGATTGTTGATTCATTGTATCTAGCGTGATACCATATAATTATTATGTCGGGGTTCCAGGAGACTATGGTCTCGAAGTCGACTAGAACATATGTTTTATCCGGTAGATCCTTTGCCGCGACATTGACTCCTCCTGCAAGCACTATGAAGTCGTTTACTGTCCCCTTACCTCCCTGTACTTTTGTTGGTTTACTCCACAAGTATAGAACACGTAGTTTCTCGTCGTCCGGTATGTCCTTGACACGTTCTTGTACCAGGCTAACTATGTGATCCATGTCATTGACTAGCTCTTCAGCACGATCCCTCTTATCGAATATAGTTCCTATAAGCCATAACAGCCTCTTTATATCCTCGTAGCTGTACAGCTGGATCTTTACTACAGGAATACCCATGGTCTCTATCTGCTCTATTACATCGGGTTTATAAGGCCATATTATGACTAAATCGGGGTCAAGTGCTGTAAGGTTCTCAATGTTTACTGAGAAACTACTGCCAGGGCTAGGTATCTCTGTTATGTTGGGATAAGCTGTTTTGACTAAGACGTTTGTGTAAGCGTATTTCGATACACCAACGAGTTTATCCATGACGCCAAAAGCTATGAGTGTCTCGTAGGTTATGAAGTCTACTACTCTCTCAACTTTCCTAGGTATCTTTACTGTGGTGTTAGTCATGTCTATTACTTCTTTCCACACAATATTGTATGCTGCAAATGCTTGTTTTGGTATAAAGACTCCGTAGAAGTTCCTGAGCAAGTACTCCATGTCAGCCCTCCAGTCTACATCACTATATACATCGGGGTAGAGTATCTTGGCAAGATACTCGCGGCCAATAATATCCCTAGGCCCCCAGTCAAGTACTCCGCCTATAGAGCTCCAGCATGGTATAACAAAGATCTTGTTGTTCTTGTACGCTTTGAGAGTCTCCCATTTAGGGTCATTTGCTATTTTATCTAGCACGGTTTGTATCTTGGAGACAGATGATATAATCACGATTACATCAGGATCCCATGACGCGAGCGTCTCGAAGTCTATCTTAGGCCATTCCTCATTGGGGAACTCTTTGAGAGCTATATTAATTGCGCCAACATCCTCTACTGCTCTACCCCAAGAAGTGTTTGCGTAGACACTCAACTGTCCTTCCTTGAGTATACTTGTCCCGGATATCATGACTACTCGTAGCCTCTGTTCATCAGGTATGGTAGATGCTTTCTCTAGTAGTGTCTGGTAACGTGTGATTATGAACTCCTTTAGCTCCTCGGCCTTATCTTCAGCACCCACTATCTTGCCCAGTATTTCTAGTGCCTTTACTTCGTCGTTGATTGATCTTATGAACAAGCCTACTACGGGTATGCCGAGATTCTCTATTTGCTCAGCAATCTCATCGGCTTTACTGTACCCACAATCCATGATAACTACATCAGGATCCAGTGCAGCAACCTCCTCTATATTCACTCCCTTGAACACGCTTCCAACAACAGTCTTGTTCCTTATACTAGCAGGTAAATAGTGATCATAGGGTACATAACTACCTATACCAACTATCTTGTCTCCAGCACCTAATGCCAAGAGGATCTCGGCCCAATATGATGACAAAACAACTATTCTTTCAGCAGGTTTCTCTAATGTTACAGTCTTGCCCCTGAAGTCCGTGACTGTAATAACTGTAGGCGGGACTGTTGTGGTTGTAGTAGTTGTAGTGGTGGTAGTCGTAGTTGTTGTGGTAATGGTTGTTGTGATAGTTGTTTCTTGTTGAGGAGCTAGAAACCATGGATATAGTGTTATGGTGCCTGCTGCAATAGCGATAGCGATCAAGATGATTACTATTGCGATAGATGTTTTTGTAAGAGCACTTCTATATCTCATATGGTACACCCTGTAATTCAAGCTGGTGTACCTAGAGGGTTTTTAGACAGGGGCTAAGGTTAATAAATCTGGTGCATCATCGACTATAGATAG contains:
- a CDS encoding ABC transporter substrate-binding protein — its product is MRYRSALTKTSIAIVIILIAIAIAAGTITLYPWFLAPQQETTITTTITTTTTTTTTTTTTTTTVPPTVITVTDFRGKTVTLEKPAERIVVLSSYWAEILLALGAGDKIVGIGSYVPYDHYLPASIRNKTVVGSVFKGVNIEEVAALDPDVVIMDCGYSKADEIAEQIENLGIPVVGLFIRSINDEVKALEILGKIVGAEDKAEELKEFIITRYQTLLEKASTIPDEQRLRVVMISGTSILKEGQLSVYANTSWGRAVEDVGAINIALKEFPNEEWPKIDFETLASWDPDVIVIISSVSKIQTVLDKIANDPKWETLKAYKNNKIFVIPCWSSIGGVLDWGPRDIIGREYLAKILYPDVYSDVDWRADMEYLLRNFYGVFIPKQAFAAYNIVWKEVIDMTNTTVKIPRKVERVVDFITYETLIAFGVMDKLVGVSKYAYTNVLVKTAYPNITEIPSPGSSFSVNIENLTALDPDLVIIWPYKPDVIEQIETMGIPVVKIQLYSYEDIKRLLWLIGTIFDKRDRAEELVNDMDHIVSLVQERVKDIPDDEKLRVLYLWSKPTKVQGGKGTVNDFIVLAGGVNVAAKDLPDKTYVLVDFETIVSWNPDIIIIWYHARYNESTILNDPAWAAIKAVEEGRVYKEPYYEHWNMDASLFILWLAQKMYPEKFSDIDFMEIANEYYMKWYGVSYSDVVGE